From the genome of Lotus japonicus ecotype B-129 chromosome 6, LjGifu_v1.2, one region includes:
- the LOC130726514 gene encoding disease resistance protein RPM1-like, with the protein MSCSLMMYGTHFWDDVEHALIDNKLGSRVFITTRDGNVINYCKKSSFIEVHELQPLTEKKSLELFCKKAFFDLNGNCPRNLVKISSEIVNKCNGLPLAIVAMGGVLAAKKRDVFVWEDFSKYLSSELEKDPSLNGIGKILGISYDDLPASLKPCLLYFGMYPEDYEVKQERVIWQWIAEGFIKEKNGKSVEKVAKGYLTELVSRNLVQVVDVDDDEDDLARGESYRVHDLLRDMILKKSEDLSFCQFISKDDQSTLCVKSRRLSMATSSNDFMLSTEGSYIRSLLFFIEFMEEQFPKLLRIIPIKYKLLKVLDFEGVERDKSDCEAPENLGTLIHLRYLSFSNTRLENLPESIGKLENLETLDLTLTYVKVLPKEIGKLRKLRHLLFESGVKFAALEDIGGMTSLQTLSDVSLDVDGALELITELEKLGQLRVLRLSKVKEQHKRALCSLLNKLQHLEEVFIGGLADRELIIDLHFTALPMLQVLHLDCLECNSPM; encoded by the coding sequence AGCATGCTTTAATTGATAATAAACTTGGAAGTAGGGTGTTCATCACAACAAGGGATGGGAATGTTATAAATTATTGCAAGAAATCTTCTTTTATTGAAGTACATGAGCTGCAACCTTTAACTGAAAAGAAATCTCTAGAGCTCTTTTGTAAGAAGGCATTCTTTGACTTGAATGGAAATTGTCCCCGAAATCTTGTGAAAATATCTTCTGAAATTGTTAACAAATGCAATGGTTTACCATTAGCAATTGTAGCCATGGGGGGTGTTTTAGCTGCCAAAAAGAGAGATGTATTTGTTTGGGAAGATTTTAGTAAATATCTAAGTTCAGAACTGGAGAAGGATCCGAGTTTAAATGGTATAGGAAAGATTCTGGGTATTAGTTATGATGATTTGCCTGCCTCTCTCAAACCTTGCTTATTGTATTTTGGTATGTATCCTGAAGACTATGAAGTTAAACAAGAGAGAGTGATTTGGCAATGGATAGCCGAGGGGTTTATCAAGGAGAAAAATGGAAAATCTGTGGAGAAAGTGGCGAAAGGTTATTTAACAGAATTGGTGAGTAGAAATTTGGTGCAAGTCgttgatgttgatgatgatgaagatgatttagCAAGGGGTGAAAGTTATCGAGTCCATGACCTATTACGTGACATGATCCTTAAAAAATCTGAAGATTTAAGTTTCTGCCAATTTATTTCTAAAGATGATCAGTCAACATTATGTGTTAAAAGTCGACGCCTATCAATGGCAACGAGTTCCAATGATTTCATGTTAAGTACAGAAGGCTCATATATCCGTTCATTGCTTTTTTTCATTGAGTTCATGGAGGAACAATTTCCTAAACTCTTAAGGATAATCCCCATAAAATACAAGCTATTGAAGGTACTTGATTTTGAAGGTGTTGAACGTGATAAATCTGATTGTGAAGCTCCTGAGAATTTGGGGACTCTAATCCATTTGAGGTATTTGAGCTTCAGTAATACAAGATTAGAGAATCTTCCAGAATCCATTGGCAAACTTGAGAACTTGGAGACCTTGGATCTAACGCTCACATATGTGAAAGTGCTGCCAAAGGAAATCGGAAAGCTTAGAAAGCTGCGGCATCTTCTGTTTGAGAGTGGTGTCAAGTTTGCTGCATTGGAGGATATTGGAGGCATGACATCACTACAAACTCTAAGTGATGTGAGCTTAGATGTTGATGGAGCACTAGAGCTAATTACTGAGCTAGAAAAGCTGGGGCAATTAAGAGTTTTGAGATTGTCGAAAGTTAAGGAGCAACATAAAAGAGCTTTATGTTCCTTATTAAATAAATTGCAGCACTTGGAGGAAGTGTTTATTGGGGGGTTGGCAGATCGTGAATTGATAATTGATTTGCACTTTACAGCCCTACCTATGCTTCAAGTGCTTCATCTTGACTGTTTAGAATGTAATTCGCCAATGTGA